The DNA segment TCAAATTTGCTGAAAACGGGAGCGTGTAATTTGAATATTGTTCAACTCATTTTCCAGGTTCAACGAAGACTGTCAATATAGTCAATGCAATTACAGAGAGCATCAGACTCATTTCCACTGCATGCGACAAGACTGCGGATATAGTTTCTGTGATAAAACAAGATTTGTTCAACATACAGCACGACATGAAAGGTAAAAATAACGAGAAAATGTTCATTCCTCTTATACCAAAAATAAGTGTCTTCTCCTTATGGAAGACTACATAAAAACTATGCATTTAATTCTTTCATGTGATACTAAAGTGCTTATTTTTTTCAGGCTGATGGTTTGTTGACCTTAAAGAATAACATTCCATTTCTTGAATATAAACTGCATCAACATTCCCTTTAAAGAACTAGgagtaatattttcaaacattCTGACAATTATTCCCTTGATAATGACTTAAATTGATAATGACTAATGCAGATCAccatttgaaattcaatatccaGGCTTTCATGGTGACtccaattaattgaataattgttaaCTTGATAATTCCTGTGCTCACTTACTTCAAAACATAAGTTCTTTGTGAGTTGACatcaaaaaatatatcagtaatcttgaaacttgaaactctATTCAAGTTTCTTTAAACCAGAACAATAATTCAGTATTAAGGTGAAGTAGAAACGATATTGTCTGttgcacataatttatttgagccaaacttgagtttcaatgcactacggcatcatcttcagtggtGAGAATTTCCTTCCTCTATCTAATTTCCTCAGTCTAACCAAAAAAGACTACTGAATATGATGACTTatcagtgcattgaaacttaagtttggctcaagtaaattatgtggaactgacaatatcgtttctacttcaccttaatatggaaaaattctacaatatctctctgttcatagtgtacATTTTGATAATTCAGTATCTAGTATCAAAAAGCTAGGAATAATTCAGTATCAAAAAGCTAGAACTGCTGTTTGAACTCCTCGAGAACTTGATGTTCAccattgaatattaaaaatatcctcacATTAACGCACAAGATAAGAAAATGGAATAGTCTATATATTTGAAGATGTATCAGCAACACACAaccataataaattgaattctaaaataatttgaattcttctggaatttgaaatttgtctCCCAGAAACTTGAGGGTTTTGcaggatattattataaacaccgtactacaattaaaaatagttattgtaaAAAACTCTAGATACTGtgaaatcaaaataattattagtgatGAAATGAGTAAATTTCGGAATACGAAGAACATTACCGACATTTCTGAAGTGTGATTTATTATTTGCAGACTGGACACATTGATGGGCGGTGACTTTCAACAGTACAGAGCAACTGTGAGTTGTGGACGACCTGACTGCATCTACCCCTCAACTCTAGGTTAGATACATTCATATCAttacaaattaatgattgaaaattggaaagaatCCAGTCTAGAATTTGGGCTGACCTGGGCTAGACCGATCCTTACAgtcaattattttcttcaagaGTTTTGTTAAAAAAACATGCCAGAAAACTATTATAATTCCAACCATTCGCTGACTAacttacacaaaacttgatagttaaatatttatatttatttttgtcaaatatTAATAGAGTTGACAATAAATTCTCATATTCCTATAAAAGTGTTTTCTTTTCATGTTATGTGGGTTACTTTTAGTCAGTATGGACTGAAAGTCCATAGTCCTACGGTTAGTTCAGTTTATATGAACTAAGTTTTTTTACAGAGATACGATTTTAGAAAGTAGGTGGAGAAAAAGATTGATTTTCACATCGTCATGAATAAGAAAATTTAAGAATCGCATCCAACAAGTTAAaactataatatatatcttataaaatttgaatgcataaattatttgagagATTACCGTACCTCCATGAtgtgataaatatataaatttttgctcaATAACGATAGGTTTCGCCAACTAATATTTCTAAAATGAAAAAAGATACTAGAGGTTGTTCAACGACGGATTAATAAAAAAAtcgagataccggtttcggttattacaccatcatCAAACACCAGACAGGAGATTGATAATAATgcaacaaccgaaaccggtattacgatttttaataaatctatGGTTGGACGAcatctagtatttttattcagtatggAAAACGACCACATTATCACTTCAGAAATGtgtatttcatattcatagttgAATGTGTGTTAATAGACCTAAAAACTCATTTGTAATTGAttacttgaataattttcaggCTCTGGACAGAATAAGTCATCACATTTCCACTGCCTGAAGTGCGACTTTGTTTGCACGGACACCAATAAGGTGGTGGCGCACAGGAGGCAGCATCAGAAACTGGACTCCATCATGGCGGCTGGCTTCGAGAAGTTCACTCCAACCACTCCCTGCTCAGCGCCCGACACTTGCATCCACTCCGGCAAGCAGACGCACTACCACTGCTTGAGCTGTCAATACGCCGTCGTCGGCCTCAGTCAGATGACAGCCCACAAGTACCGACATCTCGAATAGACCCTCATTCGCAAACATACAAACACAGATGCGAGGATGCCAGTGAATTCAGCATTTGTGATTTGTTCATTTGCAATCAAATATATTGACTTTGAGTTTGCATTAATGACATAATATTGTATACTTATCTtgtaaaataatttctgaagTGATCGTGATCAAGTTGTGAAATATATTGTAATTAATTCTGAGTATCAGTTTTTATGTTTAATAGATTGGTGAAGTTTCATACAATGATTTAGTTGAATTTGGTTTGTATTTATAATgactatttttaataatgattcaAATCTATTAACAGCTAAGAGAATACAGACTAGTCATTTGTAGGAGaaattatgtcaagttttcatggGAAACTTCCATATCATCCATAATTGGAGTTATTGTAATAGAATAAAGGTATCAAAGACAGTTTGCTGACAAAAAATAGATTGGCTTGAATAGTGTTACGAGATCGGACAAGATAATTCGGATAACTAATGGAAAACtcgatttccaaatttattgAATCTGTCGGCTAGAGCTTAAGTTGAAGCATATCCTATAATTCTCGTTTAATCCAAGAAAATTCAATCAACAGTTGTACATATTGTATCagtaatttagaaaatatattataattaaactTACTATccaatatacattatactattcaaaaatgtaaTTTGAATTCATAGTTATTTAGTCTGTTACTTTTCATACAAGTGTTGTAAATAATACATACGCATGACGGAAATTCTTATGTAAATAAGCATACTTTTTACagatttgaatttgtttatattatttgagtgtTGTAGAATGGTCAGCAAGCAAGAGTATTCACGTTTAATGATAttgcaaattttatttattttgatggTAATCTTACAAAGAAAAGTCCATCTGATCTCTTCAAAAgtgtaaaataattttcatatttttaatgaagTGAATTGTTTGAGTATAGGACAGGGGTTTTGACTGTAGATGAGAATGATGTAAATAATTGGAAAGCTGTATGGATAGAGATTTGAAACACATTATCTTATTGTAGCATTCTTGTAAAATAAATGCTCAATCTTGAATCAATGATTCAAGGGCTAACTGCAGTATGATGATTTTAATTTGAGTATCATAAATTCCAGTAGAGGTACTATAAACACAATCATATGACTCATAATTCCTAATGTAAAAATGTACCAAGAATTGCTTGCTTTCTTTCAATGAGATTACTGGGTGATATATGAATCATTCCTCATGACAAAGATGTTCTTCAGATATTCTAGTTTTGGAGAGGTCCAAAACACGGAATATTATTGATGTGTGTTTTAATAAAATCACTATAATTGAAGAGAGATTGTTGCAagtttattttccaattataagaAAGGGAATTTTTAATTTGTTGTCCTGAAAATATCACAATTAAGTGATTGTAGCCCAAAATAATAACAACTTTtgtttaaaacataataaatagaCGAAAAATATCAAGGCTGTTTAGATTGTAGATTATTAAAAtgtgatatatttattttataattttacatacatattttttcataaaaaatcataaatcagtaaacattttttatttggcGTAACCCATAAACTCAAAAAATCGCATCATAAACTGGAGTGATAGTCTGGTCAAATCAAATAGTTCTCATAATATTTAATAGTACTGTATACGAATAATATAAGCTCAATTAATTTCCGGTTTTAATCTGTTTATTATTTATCGGTTTGATTGGTAAGAATTCTCTGTACCTATTATATTAGTGCCTTTAATAAGGTCCTTTTTGTACTGAAAGTGGCCATAGTGAATCAGCCTAGAATCTAAAAGACAACCCATTTAATCGATATAGAGTGTTGTAAAAGAACGAATCAGTCATTTTAATAAATGTAAGTTTCTTTAATCAGTTTGGATTTAAGTGTCTAGTTAGGTCAATATtagatttgatattatttatttctactgtatcaatattattactacAAATTAGAAGCTATCTTGATTTGGATTAGAATTTTTATGGTGCACAATATTCTTAAAAAAATGGAGTGCCTTAAAATTGATATCATTAGAGAATGGTCAGTTTTATTATGATTCGTTTCCATTATTTCAAATGTTTTCGAAATATCAACAATTCCATTAATAAAGGAAATATAATGTGAGCCATTCAATAAATAAGCAGTATTTATGGATAGTGTGAAAATGTGAAAGAACGCAAAGAAAAATTGATtaagagaaaatatattattatattgtaaaaataagtaataaattgttttataacATAATGACCGACaatctttttcattctttcCAAGCATTCCTGAGTTGTtctcataatttattgaaaattttccaCGTATAAGGTACTCAGGTACAGTATAACGTTTGACAATCTATATCCATGTTCATTGACAGTTGTTTAGCTATCAACCAACTAGTTCTTCTTCCAAGTTTCAAAACTGCATTATAATGATGCGAGGCTAAAGCTCCACTGAGAGAGTGCTTCactatgttttatatttaatgCTTTATTTTTTCTCGAGAATACTCGAGagcaatattcaaatcaatacaataaaatcaatgaatataacGGTTTAAAATATGGATACAAC comes from the Nilaparvata lugens isolate BPH chromosome 1, ASM1435652v1, whole genome shotgun sequence genome and includes:
- the LOC120349874 gene encoding zinc finger protein castor homolog 1; the encoded protein is MRQDCGYSFCDKTRFVQHTARHERLDTLMGGDFQQYRATVSCGRPDCIYPSTLGSGQNKSSHFHCLKCDFVCTDTNKVVAHRRQHQKLDSIMAAGFEKFTPTTPCSAPDTCIHSGKQTHYHCLSCQYAVVGLSQMTAHKYRHLE